The DNA region GGCTGATCGGTAGGCGGTGCGTCATGGTGCCTCCAGTGTTCGCGCCGATGTCGGAGATCCTCAGTGGAAGGCGGCACCACCGTCGACGTTGACCGTCTGTCCGGTGATGAAGTCGCTGTCCGGTCCGGCCAGGAAGGCGACCACGCCGACCAGGTCGGCCGGCACCTGCCGCCGTCTGATCGCCTGACCGGCGACGATCGCGTGCTCCTGTTCCGGGGTGACGGTGGCCCGCGGGATCTCGGTCCGGGTGGCACCGGGGGTGATCGCGTTGACCCGCACCCCGGCCGGGCCCAGCTCGGTGGCCAGTGCCCTGGTCATCCCGATCAGAGCCGCCTTCGAGGTGACGTAGTGCAGGTAGTGCGGCCGGCCGATCCACACCGTGGCCGACGAGATGTTGACCACCTTGCCGTAGCCGGCCCGCCGCATCACCGGTGCGACCGCCCGGGTGCACAGGAACGGTCCGCGGACGTTGACCGCCATCACCAGATCCCATTCGGCCGGGTCGATGTCCTCGAACGGGCGCATCGCCAGGGTGGAGAAGATCGCTGCGTTGTTGACCAGCACGTCGATTCCGCCGAACACGTCGGTACCGCGGCGGACCAGCGCGGCGACACTGTCGGGGTCGGCCACGTCGACCTCGACGGCGAGCGCGTCGGCGCCGATCTCGGTAGCGACGGCGGTGGCTGCGGCCATGTTGCGGTCCGCCACCACCACGCGCGCGCCGTCGGCCGCGAGCCGCTGCGCGAAGGCCCGGCCGAGTCCCTGTCCGCCGCCGGTGACAATGGCCACCCGGCCGGCCAGCCGGTCAGCCATCGCCGAGCCGGGACAGTTCGGTACGGGCGTCCATCGGCTGCCACCACGGCTCGATGCCCAGGTCGCGGGCGATCACCCCGGCGGCGATGTACCCGGCGCCGCCGCTGATCGCCCCGTTGGGATGGCAGGCCGAGCCGGCCAGGTAGAGGTTCGGCAGCGGCGTGCGGTAGCCGAAGTGGTTGTGCAACACCTGGTCGGCGCTGAGCGCCCCCATGAAGATGTCGCCGTGGCGCATGTTGATCAGTTCCTGCGCGTACTCGTACGCGGTGTACGTGTACGAGCCCAGCACGGTGGCGTCGGTCAGGTTGGGCGCGTACTCCCGCCACTTGTCCATGATCGACGCGGCCATGTCGCCCTGCATACGGCGCAGGTTCTCGTGGTCGCCGTCGGGCGCCCACGGCACCACGTGCCAGGCGTACGCGGTGTGCTTGCCCGGCGGTGCCTGGCTCGGGTCGAGCACGCTCAGCGCCCCGGCGCCGAACTGCACGTTGGTCGGCACCCGGCCGCTGTCCACGTCGTCGTGCGCGGCCATCAGGCTGGCGATGGTCTCCGAGCCGATGTTGTACTTCAGCGCCCCGTTCACGTGCGGGTCGAAGGCCGCCGAGGTGTACGCCGGGGCCTCGTCGAGGGCCAGGTGCAGGCCGAACAACGTCCAGCCGGTGTAGTGGAACGTGTCCAGCCGGGCCAGGTAGTCGGCGGGCAGTTGGTCCCGGCCGATCAGCGTCTCCAGGGTCTGGTGCAGGTCCAGCGTGCTGGCCACGAACTGGCGGGCCCGCATCGAGCGCCCGTCGGCGAGCGTGATGCCGGTGGCCCGGCCGCCCTCGACGACGATCCGCTCGACGTGCGCCTGGTTGACGAAGTGTCCGCCGGCGGCGATGAACTCCTCCATCAGCCCGCGGGCCAGGTTCCAGCTGCCGCCGGCGCAGAGTTCGTAGCCGGTGGTCAGGTCGAAGGCGCGGATCAGTGAGCCGAGCGGGCTGTGCGTGCCGAGCGTCTCGTGCAGCACGGTGCCGAACAGTGACAGCTTGAACAGGAACAGCACCTTGACCCGTTCGTCGGTGAACAGCTCCTCGACCACCTCGCCGGGTTGGCGCCGGGTCAGCTCCAGGAAGTCACGGCCCAACGCGGTACGGCCGAGCAGTTCGTCGCGGTCGTCCGGGCTCAGCGGCTCGCTGAACCGTTCCCGAAGGAAGATCCGCTGGGTCATCTCCTCGGCTTTGGCGTTCCACTCCCGGAAGGTGTCGGCATCGGCTTTGCTGAATCGGCCGATGCTGGCCAGCGTCTCGTCGAGGTCGCGGGAGAAGACCAGCGCGCTGCCGTCACGGTGCGGCTGTGCGAACTCGTACCGAGGGGTCAGGTAGCGCACCCGGGCGGACAGCCCCAGGTCGCGGAACCACGGAGTCGACGTGATGCTGAAGTGGTTGATCGAGTGCAGGTTGTGCTGGAAACCGGGCAGGGTCCGTTCCTCGGTGCTCAGCCCGCCGCCGTGGCGCAGCCGCCGCTCGACCAGGAGCACCCGTAGCCCGGCCCGGGCCAGGTAGGTGCCGAGGATCAGGCCGTGCTGGCCCGCCCCGATGATGATGCCGTCGTAGGTGTCGGCCGGGTGGTCAGTGGTCGCCACGGTCGCCTCCTCGTGGGTGCTCGGTCGGCCCAAGGTGGATGGTGACCGACTTGGGCTGGGTGAACGAATGCAGTTCCTCGACGCTCTCCTCGCTGCCGAGGCCGGAGTCCTTGACCCCGCCGAACGGCAGGCCGGCGAAGTGCCGGGACGCGGTGTTGATCCACACGTAGCCGGCGTCGACCGACCGGGCCCAGCGGTGCGCCCGACCGACGTCGCCGGTCCACACGCTGGCGGTCAGGCCGTACGGGGAGTCGTTGACCAGGCGCAGCGCCTCCCGCTCGTCGTCGAACGGGGTGACACAGAGCACCGGCCCGAATATCTCCTCGCGGGCCAACGGGCTGTCCGGCGGCACGTCGACGAAGACGGTGGGTTCGACGTACGCGCCGGGACCGGGCGGCAGGCCGCCGCCGGTGGCCAGGGTCAGCCCGGCATCGCGGCCCTGCCGCAGGAATCCGGCGATCCGGTCCCGGTGGGCGGCGGAAACCATGGTGCCCATCTCCGTGTCCGGGTCGAGCGGATCCCCGACCCGGACGGCGCGGGTGCCGGCCACCACCCGCTCGACCACCTCGTCGACGAGCGAGCGGTGCACCAGCAGCCGGGAGGTGGAGCCGCACGACTGCCCGCCGGTCCAGTGGAAGTTCATCCCGGCGACCGCGCCGGCGCTGGCGGCGGCCACGTCGGCGTCGTCCAGGATCACCATCGGGTTCTTGCCGCCGAGCTCCAGCGACACCTGTTTGACGCCGTGCGCGGCGGCGGTGCGCAGCACCGCCTGGCCGGTACCGGTGCTGCCGGTGAACGCGATCCGCCGCACCAGCGGGTGGCCGACCAGTGCCGGTCCGACGGTGGCCCCGTCCCCGGTCAGCACCGCCAGCACTCCGGCCGGCAGCAGGTCGGCGACCAGTTCACCGAAGCGCAGCGCGGACAGCGGTGTCTGGTCGGGGGCCTTGAGCACCACCGAGTTGCCGGCCAGCAGCGGTGCCGCGACCCGGGAGGCGGCGAACATGACCGGGTGGTTGTACGGCACGATCCGGGCGACGACGCCGTACGGTCGCCGGGTGGTGTAGTGCAGGTGGTCATCGCTGCCGGGCAGGGTCCGGCCACCCAGCTGATCGGCCCAGTCCGCGAAGCGCTCCAGCAGGTCGGCGGCGAGGTCGACGTCGGCGGTCATCGCGGTCACCGGGTTGCCGCCGTCGGCCGCGTCGAGGTGGCCGAGTTCGGCGCGGTGCGCACGCAGCACGTCGGCCATCGCCCGTAGTACGGCGGCCCGTTGCCGGGGCGGGGTGGCCGCCCACCGGGGCTGCGCGGCGTGTCCGGCCCGTACGGCCCGGTCGACGTCGGCGACGGTGGCGGCGGGCGCCCGGCCCAGCACCGCGCCGGTGGCCGGTGACCGGGTCGGGGTCACCCCGCCGTCGCCGGCCGGGACGAGCTGCCCGTCGATCAGCAGTCGCCAGTCGCGTCCGGGGTCGGGAATCATCACGTCTCGTCTCGGCTCGTCGTCGGGGTGGCGGTCGGCGCGTCCGGCGGCATGGTCGCGACGGGACTCGCGGCGGGGGAGGAGCCGCGCTGGGCGGCGGTGTGGCCGAAGAGCCAGTCGGTGGCCCGGTAGTCGGTGGGTCCACGGTGGGCCAGGGCGTCGTCGCGCAGCGCCGCGGCGATGCCGTCGACATGCCAGATGTCGCCCCAGGTCCGGGCGTTGCGCTGCACCCGTGCCGTACGGGGTGCGCGTTCCCGGGCGAACTCGTGCAGCGCGACGCCGACCGGGGCGTCCGGGCCGAGCGGGCCGGCGGGCAGATGCCTCTCGACCGCCCCGGCGAGCGCGGCGGCGTCCTCCAACGCCTGGCAGGCACCCTGTGCCAGGTACTGCAGCATCGGATGGGCGGCGTCGCCGAGCAGGGTGACCCGGTCACCGATCACCCAGTTGTCGATCGGCGTCCGGTCGTACATCGGCCACCGCTGGTCGGTCCGGATCGCCTGTACGGCGGTCCGCACGTGCGGACAGGCCCGGGAGAACGCCTCCCGGAGCTCCGCAGGGCCACCCCAGTCGGGGTCGCCCTGCCGGTACCGCTCGCTGCGGAACACCGCGACCTGGTTGTAGTAGCTGCCGCCGCGCAGGGCGTACTGCACGAAGTGCATGCCGGGGCCGATGAAGGCGACCACGTCGGACAGATCGGCGGTCCGACTGGCCTGCTCGATCGGGATGGCCCCCCGGTAGGCGACGTAACCGCTGCATTCCGGCTCGTCGTCGCTGACCATGGCCCGGAACCGGGAGTGCAGGCCGTCGGCGGCGACGACGGCCCGGGCCCGGTAGCGCTGCCCGCTGGCGCAGTCGATCTCGACGGCGTCCGGGCCCGGCCGGATCGCTGTCACCTCACGGCCGGGTTCGAGTACCGCGCCGGCCCCGGCTGCCCCGGCCAGCAGCAGGTCGAGCAGGTCGCGACGGTGCGCGACGACGTACGGGGCCAGGTAGCGGTCGGTGAACGGCCCGGTGAGGTCGAGCCGGTTCAGCTCCCGGCCGGTGCGGGCGTCGGCGAGGACCAGGTGTCGGGGGACCAGCCCGGCGGTGATCAACCGGTCGAGCAGGCCCCACTCGCGTAGCAGCCGGGTGGCGTTGGGGGCGAGTTGGATACCGGCCCCGACCTCGCCGAAGGCGCCGGCTCGCTCGAGCACCCGGACCTGTCGGCCGGCGCGGGCCAGGGCAAGTGCGGTGCCGAGCCCGCCGATGCCGCCACCGATCACGATGAACTCGTCGGGCTGCGTCTCGCTGGCCGTCAACGTGCCTCCTGAGGGCTGTGGGGCCGGGTCGGTCCCGGACGCGGGGCCGGCCGAGGTTGCCCGACGCTAACCCCGCTTCTGTTCAGAAGAATCTGTGTCGACCAGCCTTTCTGGTGAGCAGAACGGCAACTGGTTGCCGGGTTGTCGGCCGCGCCGACCATGGCGTACCAAGCGCTTGTTAGGGTACGCTGCCCGCCATGTCGCCCCGAGACTCCGCCGCTCCGCAGGCCGTGATCGTCGCCGCCGCCCGCTCGCCGATCGGCCGGGCGCGCAAGGGTTCGCTGACCACGCTGCGTCCTGACGACCTCGCCGTGGACATCACCCGGGCCGCGCTGGCGCAGGTGCCCGCCCTGGACCCGGCGCAGGTGCAGGACGTCCTGCTCGGTTGCGCCCAGCCGGCCGGCGAGCACGGCCACAACCTGGCCCGGATGGTCGCCGTCGGGTTGGGTCTGGACGACACCCCCGGCACCACCGTCCACCGGTACTGCGCCTCGTCGGTGCAGACCACCCGGATGGCCTTCCACGCGATCCGGGCCGGGGAGGGCGACGTCTTCGTATCCGCCGGGGTGGAGATGGTCTCCCGGTACGACGCCGGAAAGTCGGACAATTTGCCGGGCACCCGCAATCCGCGCTACGCGGCGGCCGGTGCCCGCAGCGCGGCGCGCGCCGCCGGTGGTGGTGGGCTGTGGCGGGACCCACGCGAGTCCGGGTCGCCGCCGGATCCGTACATCGCGATGGGGGAGACCGCCGAGAACGTCGCGCAGCGGTACGGGGTGAGCCGGGCCGACCAGGACGAGTTCGCGGTGCGCAGCCAGAATCTGGCGGAGAAGGCGATCGCCGCCGGCTTCGCCGCACGCGACATCACCCCGGTGACGTTGCCGGACGGCACCGTCGTCGACCGCGACGACAGCCCGCGTCCCGGCGTCCGGCTGACGTCGGTGGCCGCGCTCACGCCGGTGTTCCGGCCGGACGGCACGGTGACCGCCGGAAACTGCTGTCCGCTCAACGACGGTGCCGCCGCGTTGGTGGTGATGAGTGCCGCCCGCGCCGCCGAACTCGACATCACCCCCCTGGCCCGGATCGTGGCTACCGGGGTCTCCGCGCTCAGCCCGGAGATCATGGGGCTCGGCCCGGTCGAGGCGACGCGGCAGGCGTTGCGCCATGCCGGGCTGACCATCGACGACATCGATCTGGTGGAGATCAACGAAGCCTTCGCGGCCCAGGTGCTGCCCTGTGTGCGGCTGCTCGGCATCGACCTCGACCGGGTGAACGTCAACGGTGGAGCGATCGCGCTGGGCCATCCGTTCGGGATGACCGGTGCCCGGATCACCACCAGCCTGATCCGGGCGCTGCGGGAGCGCGACCGGCAGTTCGGGCTGGTCACCATGTGCGCGGCCGGAGGACAGGGGATGGCGATGGTGATCGAGCGGGTTGGCTGAACCCGGGCTGGCCAGCCAATCAAGCGCTTGGTACATTGCGAAGGCGTCGGTTCCGGCGTACCCGCACCCGCGACCAGCAAGGATCGAGTAGGTGGCGATGACCGACAAACGGATGACCGCCGAGCAGGTCGTCGGCGAGCTGCGCTCCGGCATGACCATCGGCATCGGCGGCTGGGGTTCGCGCCGCAAGCCGATGTCCCTGGTCCGGGCGATCCTGCGGTCGGACCTCGACGACCTGACCGTCGTCACCTACGGCGGCCCCGACGTCGGCCTGCTGCTCGCCGCCGGCAAGGTCCGTCGCCTGGTGTACGGCTTCGTCTCGCTCGACTCGATCCCGTTGGAGCCACACTTCCGGGCCGCCCGCCAGTCAGGCGCCGTCGAGGCCGTCGAGTACGACGAGGGCATGCTCTACCTCGGCCTGTACGCCGCCGCCTGCCGCCTGCCGTTCCTGCCCACCCGGGTCGGACTCGGCTCCGACCTGATGCGCATCAACCCGGACCTGCGGACCGTGCGGTCGCCGTACGACGACGAGGAACTGCTTGCCGTCCCGGCGCTGCGGCTGGACGCCGCCCTGGTCCACCTGCACCGGGCCGACATCCACGGCAACGCCCTCTGCCTGGGCCCCGACCCGTACTTCGACGACCTGTACTGCGCGGCCGCCGACCGCGCGTACGTCTCCTGCGAGCAGATCGTGCCGACCGCGCAGCTCACCCCGGCCGCCTCGGTGCTGGTCCGCCGCCACCAGGTACGTGGGGTGGTTCCGGCCGCCAACGGTGCCCACTTCACCTCGTGCGACCCGGACTACCCCCGTGACGAGCAGTTCCAACGTGAGTACGCCGACGCGGCCGGCACCGACCGGTGGGCCGCGTTCCGCCAGCGCTACCTCGACACCGACGAGGCCGGCTACCAGCAGGCCGTCGCCGCCCGGGGACCGCAGATGGAGGTGATCCGGTGACCGCCACCGCGCCGACACGCGCCGAGGTGTGCGTCGTCGCCTGCGCCGAGGCATGGCGTGGCGACGGCGAGATCCTGGCCAGCCCGATCGGGCTGATCCCGACGATCGGCGCCCGGCTGGCCCGGGCCACCTTCTCCCCGGAACTGCTGCTCACCGACGGCGAAGCCGCCCTCGGCGTCGGCACCTGGCCGGTCGGTGGATCCCCGGCGCAGACCGAGGGAGCGTTGCCGTTCCGGCAGATCTTCGAGCTGATCTGGTCCGGCCGCCGGC from Solwaraspora sp. WMMD791 includes:
- a CDS encoding FAD-dependent monooxygenase, coding for MTASETQPDEFIVIGGGIGGLGTALALARAGRQVRVLERAGAFGEVGAGIQLAPNATRLLREWGLLDRLITAGLVPRHLVLADARTGRELNRLDLTGPFTDRYLAPYVVAHRRDLLDLLLAGAAGAGAVLEPGREVTAIRPGPDAVEIDCASGQRYRARAVVAADGLHSRFRAMVSDDEPECSGYVAYRGAIPIEQASRTADLSDVVAFIGPGMHFVQYALRGGSYYNQVAVFRSERYRQGDPDWGGPAELREAFSRACPHVRTAVQAIRTDQRWPMYDRTPIDNWVIGDRVTLLGDAAHPMLQYLAQGACQALEDAAALAGAVERHLPAGPLGPDAPVGVALHEFARERAPRTARVQRNARTWGDIWHVDGIAAALRDDALAHRGPTDYRATDWLFGHTAAQRGSSPAASPVATMPPDAPTATPTTSRDET
- a CDS encoding acetyl-CoA C-acetyltransferase encodes the protein MSPRDSAAPQAVIVAAARSPIGRARKGSLTTLRPDDLAVDITRAALAQVPALDPAQVQDVLLGCAQPAGEHGHNLARMVAVGLGLDDTPGTTVHRYCASSVQTTRMAFHAIRAGEGDVFVSAGVEMVSRYDAGKSDNLPGTRNPRYAAAGARSAARAAGGGGLWRDPRESGSPPDPYIAMGETAENVAQRYGVSRADQDEFAVRSQNLAEKAIAAGFAARDITPVTLPDGTVVDRDDSPRPGVRLTSVAALTPVFRPDGTVTAGNCCPLNDGAAALVVMSAARAAELDITPLARIVATGVSALSPEIMGLGPVEATRQALRHAGLTIDDIDLVEINEAFAAQVLPCVRLLGIDLDRVNVNGGAIALGHPFGMTGARITTSLIRALRERDRQFGLVTMCAAGGQGMAMVIERVG
- a CDS encoding 3-oxoacyl-ACP reductase family protein gives rise to the protein MADRLAGRVAIVTGGGQGLGRAFAQRLAADGARVVVADRNMAAATAVATEIGADALAVEVDVADPDSVAALVRRGTDVFGGIDVLVNNAAIFSTLAMRPFEDIDPAEWDLVMAVNVRGPFLCTRAVAPVMRRAGYGKVVNISSATVWIGRPHYLHYVTSKAALIGMTRALATELGPAGVRVNAITPGATRTEIPRATVTPEQEHAIVAGQAIRRRQVPADLVGVVAFLAGPDSDFITGQTVNVDGGAAFH
- a CDS encoding NAD(P)/FAD-dependent oxidoreductase codes for the protein MATTDHPADTYDGIIIGAGQHGLILGTYLARAGLRVLLVERRLRHGGGLSTEERTLPGFQHNLHSINHFSITSTPWFRDLGLSARVRYLTPRYEFAQPHRDGSALVFSRDLDETLASIGRFSKADADTFREWNAKAEEMTQRIFLRERFSEPLSPDDRDELLGRTALGRDFLELTRRQPGEVVEELFTDERVKVLFLFKLSLFGTVLHETLGTHSPLGSLIRAFDLTTGYELCAGGSWNLARGLMEEFIAAGGHFVNQAHVERIVVEGGRATGITLADGRSMRARQFVASTLDLHQTLETLIGRDQLPADYLARLDTFHYTGWTLFGLHLALDEAPAYTSAAFDPHVNGALKYNIGSETIASLMAAHDDVDSGRVPTNVQFGAGALSVLDPSQAPPGKHTAYAWHVVPWAPDGDHENLRRMQGDMAASIMDKWREYAPNLTDATVLGSYTYTAYEYAQELINMRHGDIFMGALSADQVLHNHFGYRTPLPNLYLAGSACHPNGAISGGAGYIAAGVIARDLGIEPWWQPMDARTELSRLGDG
- a CDS encoding CoA-transferase; translated protein: MTDKRMTAEQVVGELRSGMTIGIGGWGSRRKPMSLVRAILRSDLDDLTVVTYGGPDVGLLLAAGKVRRLVYGFVSLDSIPLEPHFRAARQSGAVEAVEYDEGMLYLGLYAAACRLPFLPTRVGLGSDLMRINPDLRTVRSPYDDEELLAVPALRLDAALVHLHRADIHGNALCLGPDPYFDDLYCAAADRAYVSCEQIVPTAQLTPAASVLVRRHQVRGVVPAANGAHFTSCDPDYPRDEQFQREYADAAGTDRWAAFRQRYLDTDEAGYQQAVAARGPQMEVIR
- a CDS encoding aldehyde dehydrogenase family protein → MIPDPGRDWRLLIDGQLVPAGDGGVTPTRSPATGAVLGRAPAATVADVDRAVRAGHAAQPRWAATPPRQRAAVLRAMADVLRAHRAELGHLDAADGGNPVTAMTADVDLAADLLERFADWADQLGGRTLPGSDDHLHYTTRRPYGVVARIVPYNHPVMFAASRVAAPLLAGNSVVLKAPDQTPLSALRFGELVADLLPAGVLAVLTGDGATVGPALVGHPLVRRIAFTGSTGTGQAVLRTAAAHGVKQVSLELGGKNPMVILDDADVAAASAGAVAGMNFHWTGGQSCGSTSRLLVHRSLVDEVVERVVAGTRAVRVGDPLDPDTEMGTMVSAAHRDRIAGFLRQGRDAGLTLATGGGLPPGPGAYVEPTVFVDVPPDSPLAREEIFGPVLCVTPFDDEREALRLVNDSPYGLTASVWTGDVGRAHRWARSVDAGYVWINTASRHFAGLPFGGVKDSGLGSEESVEELHSFTQPKSVTIHLGPTEHPRGGDRGDH